TTGCTCTCTGCAAGAACCTTCTCGACTACTTGCAAGTCTTCTCTCAGACTGGTACAGAATCCACCCTCGGGGTCTGAAAAAATCTCGGCAAAGTACAATGCAGCCTCTCCGTACTTTTTCGCGCTCTCCGGGTCCCCTTTATCATAGTATAACTTCATGAAAACCTGGTAGTATTCCCCAATCTTAGTAATAAGCCTTTCCACCTGTGCCAGCTCGATGAACTCTCGGGTCCAATCTACCAAAGCGTCATATTGGGTCTCCGAGTCCTGCATGGCATAAAACAGTTCCATCAGCCGCTCGCGACGAGAGTCGGACGCGTCTCTGGCCTCGGCCGGGGCCGTGCAAAGTGCACAGGTACAGTTGAAATGCCAGTTGCCCAGCGATTTGGCACGGTATGACGTGGGCATGCCCAGCGGGATATCTGTGTATGTCAGAGAGCAGTACTTGAGGGCGTCCGGATGAAGTTCTGGAAACCTTACAGCTAATGGTGATCTCTTCTCCCGGCATGATATCTCTCGTTGCGACCGCCGACATGACCAAATCGTTGGAGGTGAAGCGTGGAAAGGCACTAGAACAATCAGCCACTCTTGACTTCTCTGAAAAATGGTGGCTCCGAGACCTACTTGGGATCACAAGCGTGGTTCATCCTCTTGTTCTGTCAGTCACTCTTCGCGTGTGGAAAATAGGAAGACATGAGACAAACCGCAATCTCGGGATACAGCCCTTTGCAATCACGACCGTTGACTGTCATGCCAAAGGCATTGGTCCGGATCACATCTTCCAGTACATGCATTTCGCCCTTTCTGCTCCTCGCCAGGTTCAAAACCCGTTGTTTGTCCCCTAGTTGCTCCAACGCTCGCTGGTAATATTTTCTACCTTTTACAAAACCTCTTGCTCTCACAGATTCTCCTGCTGGTGTGGCCTTGCGCGTGCCTCCCTCTGTCACCTTGAATTTGACACCTGcttcgccctcctcttccccggGGAAGAAAGCGTTATCCGCAATCACGGCAGGAAAAGCGCGCATGATGGTTTCAAACCGGCTGATCTTTCTGGTTGCGATGactccttttccctttccgGGAATAGAGATGATGGCGTATGGCAGATCGGGATGCTGAAACTCCTCCTGGGGTTTGAAATGTCTTCTCTCTAGCCAATGGTCCGCAGCTCTGTCGatggccaccaccaggcCAGCAGCAGTTTCTGGAGTTGTCAGAAAGGAAACTCCAGCCCCTAGATTGTACGACGCGGACGAAAAGACGCAAAACTTCTCGCCTGGAATGTCGGAGAAAGACGTTGAGCAGAGAGGTTGGTGGGTCCACGGTAGATTGGGAATGTCAAAGGAATCTGATTCGTCATCCACTAAAAGAGGTGACTGCTTCGGTGCAGCAGATAATGGGGAGAGTAGAGGATTGGGACATGTCGTCTGAAGGGCAGACACATGGTTGATAGTCAGGAAGAAACAAGACCAAAGTATGGGTGAAAACTTGAAGGCCAGACGGTGTGTGGGTTCTGGGGGTCATGTCAGCGACCTGCCGACCTCATTGTCAAAAGATATACTTACTagtcatgatgatgagctttCCTTTCTTGGCTTGTCCCGCTGGTCGGTTCTATTCagatgagatggagaagataTCAAACTGTTTTACCGAGCATCTTGCTACGGTGTTCGCTTGGGCATAATCACTTGGCGACTGAGCACTGACAACGCCGAGTTTCGAGTTTTACCCTGTCCCAGATAGAATTCCCAGTAGGAATTCTGGAGGTCAAGGCGAATAGCCGCCAGTGGAAGATGCCCCGGTTAATATGGATATCGTGATATAGCCGACATCCAAGTCAATCCGAGTAAGTACACAGTCTGGCAGTGTCAAATGAAAAAAGTCAAAACAGTTGTATTCTCTATCGATGGTCATGCTCATGATGCAGAAATGCtgatgctggtgatgctgataTCCAATATCCCAAATG
The window above is part of the Podospora pseudopauciseta strain CBS 411.78 chromosome 2 map unlocalized CBS411.78m_2.2, whole genome shotgun sequence genome. Proteins encoded here:
- a CDS encoding uncharacterized protein (COG:B; EggNog:ENOG503P206) — encoded protein: MTKPTHRLAFKFSPILWSCFFLTINHVSALQTTCPNPLLSPLSAAPKQSPLLVDDESDSFDIPNLPWTHQPLCSTSFSDIPGEKFCVFSSASYNLGAGVSFLTTPETAAGLVVAIDRAADHWLERRHFKPQEEFQHPDLPYAIISIPGKGKGVIATRKISRFETIMRAFPAVIADNAFFPGEEEGEAGVKFKVTEGGTRKATPAGESVRARGFVKGRKYYQRALEQLGDKQRVLNLARSRKGEMHVLEDVIRTNAFGMTVNGRDCKGLYPEIARMNHACDPNAFPRFTSNDLVMSAVATRDIMPGEEITISYIPLGMPTSYRAKSLGNWHFNCTCALCTAPAEARDASDSRRERLMELFYAMQDSETQYDALVDWTREFIELAQVERLITKIGEYYQVFMKLYYDKGDPESAKKYGEAALYFAEIFSDPEGGFCTSLREDLQVVEKVLAESKAKSG